The genomic interval GAGCCTGAGCGCTACGCTCATAGGCATTAACCTTTACCTCTCGGACGGCGCCCTCTAGGTACAGTTCGGGCTTACTGACCTCTTCAGGGAGTGCTGGCATCGGTGGCTCGTCGCACGCAAACCACTCGCCATCCTGCTTCAGTAGCCACTTACGAAGGATGGAGCGCTCAAAGTCTTTGATCTTTGCAGGGCCCGCACCGTCCTCATCCTGGCGCTCATCTGAGTGTGTAATCTTGAACGTATAGAGTTCGTATCCTTCCTCTCCAACCAGCCTGAGATGCTCCACGCTCTGCGGATAACCGTGGTTACGACGCCCATTCTCGATTTCCCAATCCTCGCTGAGGATCAGTGTACGACCGCCACTTATGTGGATATCCCATGCGCCAAAAATGATCTTGCGCTCTTGGTGATTCACAAACGACCAGCTCCAATTCCAATTTCTGCATGTCGCTCCCAAGGATAGGATGAACGCTTTGCGGTTTGGGTAGTACGGAGTGGTCATGCGCAGATCCTGGCGTGGAGAACCGAAAGGGTGGTGAGGGACGTGCGGAACGTGACGTAGTCGACAACGTTAGCGCTTCGCTTATAGCATCAGGCCACGGGGCTATCAAAGCGCCATACAACAGCACTTCGCCAAGGAACGTCGACTGTGATCACAAAAATCCGTATCCGTGGGTACCGCATCTACAAAAATTTCGAGCTCAAGCCCAACCCGGGCGTAAACATCCTGGTCGGTGACAATGACGCTGGGAAGTCCACATTGATGGAGGCCATTTCGCTGGCGCTGAATGGCCGTATAGGTGGGCGGGGGATCCTCGAAGAACTGAATCCACACTGGTTCAACACTGAAATGGTGGCTGAGTTTCTGGCACTTCGGAAAGCAGGGAAGACGCCTAAGCTTCCGGAGATCCTGATTGAGCTTTATCTGCAAGATGTAGCTGATTTGCAGGTGCTACTCGGCGCGGTGAATGCGGACGTGCC from Pseudomonas kermanshahensis carries:
- a CDS encoding HNH endonuclease gives rise to the protein MTTPYYPNRKAFILSLGATCRNWNWSWSFVNHQERKIIFGAWDIHISGGRTLILSEDWEIENGRRNHGYPQSVEHLRLVGEEGYELYTFKITHSDERQDEDGAGPAKIKDFERSILRKWLLKQDGEWFACDEPPMPALPEEVSKPELYLEGAVREVKVNAYERSAQARAACINHYKAVCYACEFDFGLVYGEVAEGLIHVHHIVPLSTIGTEYKLDPIKDLIPLCPNCHAVVHRGSEVMSIEKLKECLADAKRRSALTARLQGL